DNA sequence from the Streptomyces canus genome:
AGCCGAGTGCACAACGGTGTTCCGACGTACGCCGGCTTGCTGCCGCGCCGAAGCTTCGTCCGCAATGTATGTCAGTGGTCCCTTTTAGGATGGACGGGACTGCAGAGATCGACTGTGCGGGCAAGGCGGAGGCGAGCGCGTGGCACAACTGGTGGGCAGATCAGCGGAACTCGCACGGCTCGACGCCCTGCTCGCGGGTCTGGACCGGCCCGGGGCACCGGCGGTCGTCGACATCTCCGGCGAACCCGGCATCGGCAAGAGTCGGCTGCTCAGCGAGGTCTGTGCCAGGGCCCGCCAGGCCGGCTTCACGGTGCTTCGCGGCCGGGCCACGGAGTACGAACAGCACCTCCCTTTCCAGGCTTTCGCCGACGCGCTGGCCGATGTCGACCCCGCCATCATGGCGGCTGACCCTGCCTTCCCCGAATTGGACCTGGCGCTGCACGGCATCCGGCAGGCCCCGGGCGAGGCGTCCGGCTCGGGGGCTGCTGCCCGCTTGGGGCTGCGTCGTGCGATCACCGCGTTCTTCACACGCCTGGGCGAGCGTGGTCTGGTGCTGGCCATCGACGACCTGCACTGGGCGGACCCCGCGTCGCGGGAACTCGTGGATCACCTGATCCGGCACCCCGCCCGCGGCCGGGTCCTCCTGGCCGTGGCCCGGCGGGTCCGGCAGACCCCCACGTCCCTCACCGCGGCACTGACGCGCGGCACCGACAGCGCAGACGTACTCCACATCGCGCTGGGGCCGCTCCCCGAGGACGAGTCCATCGACGCGTGGGCCTCCGACATTCCCCCCTACCAGGCACAACAGCTGTACGTCGCCAGCGAGGGCAACCCCCTCTACCTGCTCGCACTGTTGCACGCCTACCGGAGCGGAGCGCCTCTGCACACCATCCTCGCCCTCTCCGATACGACGGACGCCGTCGGAGTACCCAACGGGCTCGCAGCCCTGCTGCTCGACGAGCTGTCCACGCTGACCGCGCCACAGCACCATGTTGCCGAGGCGGTGGCAGTGCTCGGCGACCATGCCACACCCGCCATCGTGACCGAAGTAATCGGGCTGTCCGGCAAGAAGGTGGAGGAGGTGGGGGAGCAGATCCGCGCACTGACGGCGCGAGATGTGCTGCGCACCGCGCCGGGCGGCCATGCGCTGCGCACCGGGCCGGGCGGCCGCTTGGCATTCCGCCACCCGCTCGTGCGGGCACTTCTCTACGAGAACATTGGGCGAGGTCGGCGGGCCGAGCTGCATCATCGGGCTGCGCAGGCACTGGCCCGCCGTGGTGCGCCCGCCACCGAGCGGGCCCATCACGTCGAACGGTCGATGACCGGATGGGATGGCGAGGCGGCGGCCACGCTGGAGGAGGCCGCCGCGCAGTGCGCGGCGACCGCTCCGGCCACCGCCGCCCACCTGCTGCACGTCGTGCTCGCCCACATGCCGGACACGCCCCACCACGTCCGACGGCGTGGGGAACTCGCCCTGGCGCGTGCCCAGGCCCTCGGCGTCAGCGGGAACCTTCGAGAGAGCCGGGACCTGCTGCACCGCCTGATCGAGACGTCGGGCAAGGACCATCCCGACCTCCGTACGGCGGCCATCGCCCAGTGCGCCGTGATGGAGCGGCACCTCGGCCACTCTCCGGAGGCCACTGCCCTGCTGCTCCGGGAGCTGTCCCACCAACCGGGCCCGTCACCCGGGCAGGCGGTCTCCCTGAGGCTCGCCCTCGGCATGTCCGCCCTGCTGACCGCGTCGTATCCCGAGGCACGCGCGGATGTGGCAGAAGCCGTTTCCATCGCCGGTTCCGACGACAACCCCACGGGTGAAGCGGCGGCCCTTGCCCTGGCGGCCCTGGGAGAGGCGTACGAGGGCGAGACGGAAGCGGCCGCCCGATTCGCCGACGCCGCGTCCCGACTCGTGGATGCGCTGACCGACCCCGGCCTCACGGATCTGTGTGAGTCGCTGGGATGGCTGGCCTGGGCAGAAGTCCTGCTGGAGCGCTATGACGACGCGGAGCGGCACTTCACCCGCGGGCTCGCCATCGCCCGGCGAGGCGGTCGGCTCCACGTCCTGCCGCACCTGCTGACGAGCAAGGCATTTGTCCACCTCACCACCTGCCGCCTGCCGTCCGCACTGGAGGCGGCCGAGGAAGCGGAGACACTGGCGCGGGCCGCGGGCAGCCCCGACCTCTTGGGGTTCACCCTCGCCATCAAGACGCTGGTGCTGCTGCTGGGCCGTCCCTTCGGGGACGGCAGGGCCCTGACCACCGCCGAGGAGGCCGTCGGGGTGACCAGCGCGAGCAAGGGCTGGTGGGCCAGCCTGGCGTGGTGCATGCTCGGGCACGCGGCGTTCGTGAGCGGCGACCCGCACCGTGCCCAAGAGGCCATCATCGCGGCCGGCGGGGGCCGTGAACTTCCCCTGCTGCAACCGTCGATCCGCCCGGGCCAGCTGGACACCCTCACGGGTGCGGCCCTCACCGCCGGTGACGTCGACCAGGCCGGACGCTGGGCCGCACAGGCGACACGCGAGGCCGACCGGCTCGGTCTCGACGGTCAGCGCGCAGGCGCCCTCCGAGCCCAGGCCTCGCTGGCCGAACACCGCGGCGACACCGACAAGGCTGTTCGTCTCCTCGAAGCAGCCGCAGAGCAATACGTCCGCTGCGGCCAGAGCCTGTGGGAGGCGTACACCCTCCTGCGCGCAGCACCCTTGGTACAGCGCGATGGGCAGGGTACGCGCGCCGCCGCCATGTGGCATCGCGCCCATCGGATCGCCGTCGGTGGCGGCGCACGCCTGCTCGTGGACCTTGCCGAGTTGACCCGCCCTCAGGTGATGTCCAACGCGCCCGCCGTCCCGGCGGAGCTGGCAGAACTGACGACACGTGAGGTCGAGGTGGCCGGACTCCTGGCGGAGGGGCTGAGCAACCAGGACATCGCCGC
Encoded proteins:
- a CDS encoding helix-turn-helix transcriptional regulator; the encoded protein is MAQLVGRSAELARLDALLAGLDRPGAPAVVDISGEPGIGKSRLLSEVCARARQAGFTVLRGRATEYEQHLPFQAFADALADVDPAIMAADPAFPELDLALHGIRQAPGEASGSGAAARLGLRRAITAFFTRLGERGLVLAIDDLHWADPASRELVDHLIRHPARGRVLLAVARRVRQTPTSLTAALTRGTDSADVLHIALGPLPEDESIDAWASDIPPYQAQQLYVASEGNPLYLLALLHAYRSGAPLHTILALSDTTDAVGVPNGLAALLLDELSTLTAPQHHVAEAVAVLGDHATPAIVTEVIGLSGKKVEEVGEQIRALTARDVLRTAPGGHALRTGPGGRLAFRHPLVRALLYENIGRGRRAELHHRAAQALARRGAPATERAHHVERSMTGWDGEAAATLEEAAAQCAATAPATAAHLLHVVLAHMPDTPHHVRRRGELALARAQALGVSGNLRESRDLLHRLIETSGKDHPDLRTAAIAQCAVMERHLGHSPEATALLLRELSHQPGPSPGQAVSLRLALGMSALLTASYPEARADVAEAVSIAGSDDNPTGEAAALALAALGEAYEGETEAAARFADAASRLVDALTDPGLTDLCESLGWLAWAEVLLERYDDAERHFTRGLAIARRGGRLHVLPHLLTSKAFVHLTTCRLPSALEAAEEAETLARAAGSPDLLGFTLAIKTLVLLLGRPFGDGRALTTAEEAVGVTSASKGWWASLAWCMLGHAAFVSGDPHRAQEAIIAAGGGRELPLLQPSIRPGQLDTLTGAALTAGDVDQAGRWAAQATREADRLGLDGQRAGALRAQASLAEHRGDTDKAVRLLEAAAEQYVRCGQSLWEAYTLLRAAPLVQRDGQGTRAAAMWHRAHRIAVGGGARLLVDLAELTRPQVMSNAPAVPAELAELTTREVEVAGLLAEGLSNQDIAARLHLSRRTVETHLSSVYRKLSVPSRSALTRLITRVGLGVGS